The DNA segment GAGCCCTGCGGGAACTCCCAGTAGCGGCCCGCGACCGGATAGCGGTACTGCTCGACCAGATGCAGCGCGCCGTCCTCGTCCCGGGGGATCACCAGGGCGTAGTCCGGCTTGTCCACGACACCGTAGACGCCCTCGCTGCCGTCGGGGCGCCGGATGTCGTCCTCCCGCACGCTCATCCACGCGTTGCGGTAGACCTCGCGGGACCGCACGGTACGGATCACGGCGCGGCCTCCAGCAGGGCGCGGACCCCCTCGGCGACACCGCGGACCCGCAGCCCGTGCCGGCGCAGCACCTCGTCCAGGAGGGTGCTGGTCAGACAGGTGTGGGCGGGCCGGCTCGCGTACCGTCCGGCGGCCCGGGGCACCCGGGTCACCCGCTCCCGGGGCACGCCGAGCCCGTCGGCGATCGCCTCCGCCCACGCGGCCCGCGAGACGCGGTCGGGGCCGCCGAGGTGCAGCAAGTGCGGTGCCCCGGGCTCCAGTACGGCGGCGGTCACCGCGGCCACGTCCGCCACCAGCACCGGCGTGGTCCACTGGTCGTGGGGCGCCGCCACCCGCTCGCCCGCGCGCAGCCGGTGGGCGCAGGCGGCGAAGAAGTTCAGCCATTTGGCACCGTCCGCGGGCTCCCAGCCGTAGACCAGGCTCACCCGCAGCACGGTGGCGTCGGGGGCCGCGCCGACGATCCGCTCGGCGGCCAGCTTGGCCCGGCCGTAGGCGTTCGCGGGGGCCGTGGGGGTGGCCTCGTCGTTGTCCGGTCCGCTGCCGTCGAAGACGTTGTCCGTGGAGATCAGCACGGTACGACGGCCCCGCGCCGCCGCCGTCAGATGGCGGGCCGCGGCGCTGTGCAGCGCGATCGCCCGCTCGGGTTCGGCCTCGCACCAGGTCACGTCGGAGGGGCCGTGCACCAGCACGAGCCGGTCGGGCCGCACCGACTTGACCACCTGTGCGCAGGCGTCCGCGTCGGTGGCGTCGAGCCGCACCCAGGGCGCGGTGTCCCCGGGCGGCGGGGTGCGGGAGGCGAGCACGGGGTTGTCACCCCGGGCGGCCAGCCGCGCGGCCACGGCGCGGCCGACGAAGCCGCTGCCGACGATCAGCGTGGTCGTGCTCATACGGCCGTCACCGCCCCGTGTCCCACGCCCCGCGCCGCCACCTCGTGTCCCGCGGCCCGCGCCGCCAGCAGCCGGCCGGCGCCGATCAGTCCGTGGTCGTCGTCCGGGGCACCGAGTGTCACCATGCGCCGGATGCCGTCGGCGTCCAGGCCGAAGCAGCCGAGCCGCTCCAACTCCTCGGTGAGCAGCTGGACATACCGGGGCCCGACGGCGAGGGCGAAGCCGCCCATCAGGATGTAGCGGCGGATGCCGATGGAGGTGAACACGGAGATGATCGCGGAGGCGAGATGGGGCAGGACCGAGCGCAGGACGCCGGTCGCGAACGGGTCGCCGGACCGGATCGCGGCGACCAGCGCCGGGTTGTCCAGCCGGTCCGGACCGGGCGCGGTGGCGGCGAGCGCCGAGCGGGCGTAGCCGACGGGATCGGCGTGGGCGGCGCGGCGCGCGGCGGCGAGGGTGCCGCGCCCGGAGGCGATGCCGCCGAGGTGGCCCCGGCCGCCGCAGTCGCAGCGCGGCGCGTCCGGCGAGGGATCGCAGGGCCAGTGGCCGAGTTCACCGCCGTGGCCCTCCGCGTCGAGCAGCACCTCGCCCGCCCGGTACACCTTGCTGCCGATCCCGGAGCTCACCGTGATCAGGCAGAACGGCGGTTCGCCGGGGCCGTGGACATAGCGCCACGCGGCGGCCGTCAGATCGTTGACGACGACCACCGGCAGCCCGAGGCGGTCCTCCAGGGACTGCCGCACCGGCAGCGGCTCGCCGGGGCCGCCCCAGATGGTGGGCGCGGCCAGCGCCCGGCCGTCGGCGGTGACCGGACCGGCGAAGGCCACGGCCAGCGCGCGGCTGCCGTGCCGCTCCACCGCCTCGGCGCACCGCGTGGCGAGCTGCTCGCGCACGCGTTCCTGGAGGACCGCGACGGGAGCGCCGGGATACCGGTCGAGGCCCTCGGTGGGGGTGCGGCGCACATCGGACAGGGTGCCGGTGGCGAGGTCGTAGCGGGCGGTGCGCAGCGTGGTGCCGCCCAGATCGACCACCGTGCAGGCGGGTTCAGACACGGGTTCCTCCTCGGGGGGAGGCGGGCGCGACGGACTGCACCGTGCCGTCCTCCAGGACGATCGCGGAATCGATGTCGGCGCCGGCCGGCACCTCGGCGCCCGGCAGCAGCACACTGCGCCGCACCCGCGCCCCGGCACCGATCCTGGCACCGGGGAAGGCGACGCTGTGCTCCAGCAGCCCGCCGTTGACGAGATCGGCCGGAACCAGACTGCGGGTCACCCCGGGCGCGGAGCCGACGACCTCGCGCGGCACCTCGGGCCGTACCGTGCACGGGAGTTGAGCGACCGTCAGGGTCGGCCGCTTTGCGACGAGCGCCAGATGGGCCCGGTGGTAGCGGTCGACGGTGCCGATGTCCTCCCAGTGCCCCGGCACCTCGTGGCCGAGGATCAGCTCGCCGCCCGCGAGCATCGCCGGGATGACGTCCCGGCTGATGTCGTGCTGCCAGCCGGTGCCGTCCAGCACCTCCAGATAGTGGTGCAGCCGGGCCGCGTCGAAGACGCAGAACGCCGCGAACACCAGATCGCTGGCCGGCTCGGCGGGCTTCTCCACGAATGCCGTCAGCCGCCCCGCCGGATCGAAGTCGACCATGCCGAACAGATGGACGTAACGGCGCTCGATCCGCTGGTAGGCCACGGTGAGCGCGGCGCCGGAGCGCCGGTGGGCGGCGATCAGCGGCCCGTAGCCGAAGCGGTACACATGGTCCGCGTGCAGCACCAGCACCTCGGAGGTGTCCGGTCCGAACAGGTACGGCGCCTTGCGGATCAGCGCGTCGGCGGTGCCCCGCTCGGGGATGCCGCCGGGCGGTGGGGGCAGATAGCCGGTGCCCTCGCGGTACGCGCGGTCGTACGGCCCGAAGTGCACCCGGAACCCCGGCCGCCACCAGGTGCGGTACAGGTCGTCCATCAGCTGCCGTTCCTCGTACTGGGAGAGCAGCAGCACCTCGCCGAGCCCGGACGCCTCGGCGTTGGCGAGCGAGAAGTCGATCAGCCGGGCGGCACCCCCGAAGGGCACCAGCGGCTTGAGCCGGCCGTGCCCGAGCGGCCCCATCCGGCGGCCCTCGCCGCCCGCGAGCAGCGCGGCGCGCACCCCGTCAGCCACGGCGCACCACGTCCCAGGCGGAGCGCCCGTCGGCCAGGGTCAGCAGCAGGTTCAATTCTCCTCCGGAGTCGGGCAGTTCGTGCAGATCCAGGGTGAATTCGCCCGGCCCGGTCGCGGCCGCCCGGTGCACCACCGTGCCCCGGCGCCCCGCACCGGCGGGCTCGGCCCACAGGACCGCCTCGACGCGGGCGGCGTGCGGCAGCCGGTAGACGAGCAGACCGTCCGCGCACGCGTGGCGGGCCGCAAGCCGGGCCCGCAGCCCGGGGTCGTCACCCGCGGCACGGGCGCAGCGCGCGAAGTCGGCGCGCGCCCAGGCCGCGTCGAACAGGGCGCGGCGCGCCTCGGCGTCCAGCGGGCGGCAGCGGGCGTAGGCGTCGGCGTCCCCGAGCCGGACGGCGGCCTCGGCGATCGCGTCCGCGTGCGCGTCGTACGCCTCCTCGGGCAGCAGGTCGAACCAGCCGTGCCGCAGGAGGAGTTCGACATCCGGTGCGGGTCGCTTCCCCTCCCACAGCGGCACGAAAGCGTCCAGATGCCGGCGTGCCGTGTTCGCCCAGGTGAACTGCCGTGCGTTGGTGATGGAGTTGGCGCGCAGCCGGGCGTACTCCTCGGGTCGCTCGCGCAGCAGGGCTGCGGCCTCCCGGATGCGGCGGGCCAGCGCGTCGGCGAGCAGCGAGTCGTCCTCGGCGAAGGAGCGGTTGACGGCGAAGCCGGTGGCCCCGGGGGTGGCCAGCGGGTCGGCGGCATGGCCGAAGTGGGCCATGCCCAGCTGGGCCGTGGCGATGGGGACGGCGCCGGTGGCCATCGCCTCGCCCTGCGCGATCAGGAACGTGTCCATCTCGAACTTGGACGGGAAGAGACAGAAGTCCGAGGAGGCCGCGTACGCCATGATCCGTTCCTCGGCGACCCGTTCGCACTCCAAGTGGATCCGGTCCTGGTGGCGTTCGACCACCTCGCGGAGGTACGGGTCCTCGATCCCGTCGTCGCTGAGGCAGCGCAGCACGAAGTTGGCCGCCAGGCCCTCGGTGAGGACGCGGTCGACCGCGCGGAACAGCTCCAGCTGCCCCTTGTGGTTCACCGCGTAGCGGGCGTTGTGGAAGAAGGTGGGCAGGGCCGGGTCCAGACCGAGGGTGCCGAGCACGGCCGCGCGGTCCACGGCGGGCCGCTCGGGCGCGGTCCAGCGGTCACCGATCGCGCACCCGCCGACGAAGCTCTTGTGCGCGTTGCGGCGCACCGTCTCGTACACCGGCAGGCCGCGGAACGGCTCCTCGAACGGGGTCCCGGCGAAATCGGTGTAGAACTCCAGATGCCCCGGTGAGAGGAAGTCCACCAGGTCGGCGTGGTCGGCGACCAGGTCGTAGACGCCGATGTGGTCCGGGCCGTACGCGTAGTGCAGATGGGTGTGCTGCTGGTACGCGCTCCGCACGGATTCGGGCGACGGCCGCTCGGCGGGCAGGGCGACCGGCGCGTCCAGGAACGCCAGGAGCCGTTCCACCTCGGGCCGGTACACCTTCTTGGTGATCGGCATGTTGCTCTGCACGGTCCCGACGACCAGCTTCGACGCATCGGCGCGGAAGGCCGCCGGCATCAGGTAGTGGTAGTAGGGCTCATGGGCGTGGATGAGCGCCTTCTCGTCCCCGAACCGGGCGCGCACGAAGCGGATCGTGTCGACCTGGTAGCCGAGCGACTTGAAGAAGACCAGGTCGTGGCCCTTGCTGTCGTACGGCGGGTAGAAGCGGTCCGGGAGCGCGTCCAGCAACTCGTTGGACAGGAAGTACAGATCGACGCCGTCCAGCCGGAGCCGGTGCGCGGTGGTGGTCAGCGGGATGCCCACCTCGGCCGGGAAGTGCTCGCCCCAGACGTCCGGGTCGAGCACGAGCGGCAGCTCGTAGGTGTCCTCGTATTCCAGGGTCTCCAGGTCGTAGGAGGCCCGCAGTTCGGCCAGCCGGCCGTGGGCCGGGGTGACGACCGAGACGCGGTGGCCCGCCTCGGCCAGCGCCGTGGAGAGGTTCCAGAGGTAGACGGATATCCCGCCCTGGAGGAAGCGGTGGTCGAAGCCCCCGCACTCGAAGTAGGTCTCGATGACGTGCACGGGTGTCCTCATCCGCCGGCCGGGAGACCGGGGGCCTCCACGGCGTGCCGCAGGTTGATCGCCGCGTGGTAGGCGCGGTCGTGGGCGTAGGCGTAGTCCAGCTCATGGATCAGCCGGCGCAGCCTGAGCAGCCGCCAGGCCGGGTGCCCGTCCCGGTCCGGGCCCGCGTCGGCCAGCAGGTTCCCGGCCCGCGCGGCCCACAGCCCCGCCGCCCGCCGCAGCCGGGCCAGAACGGCCAGCCGCTCCTCGGTCCAGCCGGGCGTGTCCGGGCGGACGCCCGCCGCCTGGAGCAGCGCGGTGCGGCAGGTGTCCTCCGGGCCCATGCCGAGGACACCGGCCGCGTGGTCGGAGAACTCGTCGGCCGTGAAGATCTCCAGCCCCCGGGTGAGGGCGGCCAGGTCCTGCCACGGCGACTGCGCGGTGGCCGGGTCGGCCGGGTCGGCACGCGGGGTCGACAGGTCGATCACGCACAACTCCCATCCGCCGCCTGCGTGTTCGGCGCGCAGCACATGGGACAGGTGCAGGTCGCCGTGGCAGGGGCCGGCGGGCCAGGGGCGCGCCGGCAGCCCGGCTGTGCGGGTCAGTTCGCGGGACAGTCCGGTCGCCGCCGCCTCGCGCACGGCCACCGGGTAGCGGGTGTCGGCGAGGAGCCGCGGGGTGAGCCGGGCGAGCCGTTCACCGGTCTCGGCGAGCACCGCTGCGGCGGGGAACTCCGGGTGCGGGCCCAGCCGTTCGGCCAGCTCCCGGTGGAAGTCGCGCAGGAAGTACCCGGTCTCCCGCAGCGGCGCCACCAGATCCCGCTGGGAGGCGTCGACGGCCGGACCCGGCTCGGCCCCGGACGCCAGCAGCGGCCACAGCGCCCGTATCCCCGCCCGCAGGGGCACGTTGAGCCCCTCGCCCTCGGCGAACCGGTACAGCACCCCGAGCGGTTCCCGCGCCCCGGTCGCCGCGTCCACGTACGTGTAGTCGCCGACCGGCCGCTGGGTGCGCCCGCCGTCCGCCATCAGGCGCAGCAGCTCGGCCTCCCGGTTGCCGGTGCCGATCCGCCGGTAGCTCTTGTGGGTGTGCGCGCTGCCGCCCAGGTCGATCAGGGACAGCGCGTTGGAGCACCAGCCCGGGTCGAAGGGCAGCGGGCCCCGGTAGGCGGCGGGCGCGCCCCGGAACTCGATCGCGTTTCCGCGCAGCGTCGGCAGCCGCAGCCCCGCGCGCAGCGCGTCCACCACGGCGCGGTCGAACGCCCCGGTACCGGCGGCCGGCCGCCCCGGGTCGGCGTCGAGGACCGGGACGAACCAGCGGGTGGCGCCCGCCCCGACCAGCAGCAGCCGGACCTCGCCGAGCACCGCCTGGTCGTACAGCTCGAAGGGGCCGCGGCGCCCGGCCTCGTCCATCCAGGGGGCCGCGTGCAGCAGGCCGGCGGTCGCGGGCGCGGGGGCGCCGGGCAACAGGGTGTCCAAGGGTCAGCTCCCGGTCATCTCGTAACGGTCGACGCCCCGGTGCCAGACGACCAGGGCGAGCGTCACCGCGCCCGCGGTCACCACGAACAGCCAGGGCAGCAGCCCGGTGCGCCCGAAGAGCAGATAGGTCGCGGGCACGTAGGCGGTGAAGGCGTAGGGCAGCAGCCAGGTCAGCAGCCACCGCAGGGAGGGGTGGTACAGGTCGAGCGGGTAGCCGGAGAAGTCGCCCAGCTGGTTGGCCGCGTACAGGGCCGGGAAACTGTTCGTCGTCCAGAACGCCAGCGACGCGAACAGCGTCTTGACGGAGGCGAGGACCAGCGTCCCGCACAGCACGAGCAGCGGCAGCAGCAGCCACTGCACGGCGCTGAGGCGCAGCTCGAGCCGGTCGGCCGCGTACCAGGTCAGGGCGGCGCCGGTGCACAGCTCGCCGAAGCCGTCCGGGTACAGGAACCGTTCGGACAGCAGCGAGAACAGCGGATGCACCGGGCGGATCAGATAGCGGAAGAAGTCGCCGTTCTGCACCAGCTTGCGGGCCATCACCCACAGCTGGTCGGTGAACATCCGGTCCAGGCCGCGCGGCAGCAGCGAGAAGCCGAGCAGGAACAGCACCTGGTGGTAGTCCCAGCCCGCGATCCGGGGCGTCTGCCGGAACACCATGCCGACCACGGCCACCTGGCAGACCACCCGCAGCACCAGACCGCCCGCGCCGAGCAGGAAGTCCATCCGGTACTCGGTCAGCCGGTGCACGCTGACGGCGCTGAGGTGCCAGGTCAGCCGGGCGTAGCGGGCGGCCGTCGTGAGGGGTCCCGGTGCGGTCATCCGCCCAGCACCTCCACCCGTCGTACGGCACCGCGCCAGGCCAGCGCGGCCAGCGCGGCGAGCGCCAGCGCCCAGCCGAGCTGGACGGCGAGGATGCCGGCCGCGCCCGCCGCCCCGTCGTAGCGGCCGAGGAGCAGCCGCAGCGGGCCGTCGACCATGCCCTGGAACGGCAGCACCCGGGCCACCGCCGCGAGCGGGCCCGGCATCAGCGCGAGCGGCACCACCTGCCCGGCGAAGAAGGCGACCACGCTGTCCTTGACGACGCGCACGCCCCAGATGTTGGTGGTGACGAACCCGGCGAGCCCGACCAGCAGGTTCACCCCGAAGCCGATCACCAGGGACAGCGCGGCGGAGACGGCGAACAGCAGCACGCCGCCCCAGGTCGGCCTGGTCAGCGGCAGCAGCAGCGCGTACAGCGCGACGACGGGTACGGCGACCAGCGTGGCGTTGGTCAGCGAGACCGGCAGCCCGGTGGCGAACCGGGACAGCGGATAGCTGACCGGGCGCAGCAGCGAGACCGCGATGTCCCCGCGCTGGACCTCGCCGGAGACCTCCTCGTCCACCCGGCTGGCCTGCATCAGGCCGAGCACCTGGGCGAGCAGCACATAGGTCGTCAGCCGCGGCAGGTCGTAGCCGCCGGGCAGCCCGCCCGGCCGGC comes from the Streptomyces sp. SUK 48 genome and includes:
- a CDS encoding sugar nucleotide-binding protein, which gives rise to MSTTTLIVGSGFVGRAVAARLAARGDNPVLASRTPPPGDTAPWVRLDATDADACAQVVKSVRPDRLVLVHGPSDVTWCEAEPERAIALHSAAARHLTAAARGRRTVLISTDNVFDGSGPDNDEATPTAPANAYGRAKLAAERIVGAAPDATVLRVSLVYGWEPADGAKWLNFFAACAHRLRAGERVAAPHDQWTTPVLVADVAAVTAAVLEPGAPHLLHLGGPDRVSRAAWAEAIADGLGVPRERVTRVPRAAGRYASRPAHTCLTSTLLDEVLRRHGLRVRGVAEGVRALLEAAP
- a CDS encoding ROK family protein — protein: MSEPACTVVDLGGTTLRTARYDLATGTLSDVRRTPTEGLDRYPGAPVAVLQERVREQLATRCAEAVERHGSRALAVAFAGPVTADGRALAAPTIWGGPGEPLPVRQSLEDRLGLPVVVVNDLTAAAWRYVHGPGEPPFCLITVSSGIGSKVYRAGEVLLDAEGHGGELGHWPCDPSPDAPRCDCGGRGHLGGIASGRGTLAAARRAAHADPVGYARSALAATAPGPDRLDNPALVAAIRSGDPFATGVLRSVLPHLASAIISVFTSIGIRRYILMGGFALAVGPRYVQLLTEELERLGCFGLDADGIRRMVTLGAPDDDHGLIGAGRLLAARAAGHEVAARGVGHGAVTAV
- a CDS encoding sugar phosphate nucleotidyltransferase yields the protein MADGVRAALLAGGEGRRMGPLGHGRLKPLVPFGGAARLIDFSLANAEASGLGEVLLLSQYEERQLMDDLYRTWWRPGFRVHFGPYDRAYREGTGYLPPPPGGIPERGTADALIRKAPYLFGPDTSEVLVLHADHVYRFGYGPLIAAHRRSGAALTVAYQRIERRYVHLFGMVDFDPAGRLTAFVEKPAEPASDLVFAAFCVFDAARLHHYLEVLDGTGWQHDISRDVIPAMLAGGELILGHEVPGHWEDIGTVDRYHRAHLALVAKRPTLTVAQLPCTVRPEVPREVVGSAPGVTRSLVPADLVNGGLLEHSVAFPGARIGAGARVRRSVLLPGAEVPAGADIDSAIVLEDGTVQSVAPASPRGGTRV
- a CDS encoding glycosyltransferase; this translates as MHVIETYFECGGFDHRFLQGGISVYLWNLSTALAEAGHRVSVVTPAHGRLAELRASYDLETLEYEDTYELPLVLDPDVWGEHFPAEVGIPLTTTAHRLRLDGVDLYFLSNELLDALPDRFYPPYDSKGHDLVFFKSLGYQVDTIRFVRARFGDEKALIHAHEPYYHYLMPAAFRADASKLVVGTVQSNMPITKKVYRPEVERLLAFLDAPVALPAERPSPESVRSAYQQHTHLHYAYGPDHIGVYDLVADHADLVDFLSPGHLEFYTDFAGTPFEEPFRGLPVYETVRRNAHKSFVGGCAIGDRWTAPERPAVDRAAVLGTLGLDPALPTFFHNARYAVNHKGQLELFRAVDRVLTEGLAANFVLRCLSDDGIEDPYLREVVERHQDRIHLECERVAEERIMAYAASSDFCLFPSKFEMDTFLIAQGEAMATGAVPIATAQLGMAHFGHAADPLATPGATGFAVNRSFAEDDSLLADALARRIREAAALLRERPEEYARLRANSITNARQFTWANTARRHLDAFVPLWEGKRPAPDVELLLRHGWFDLLPEEAYDAHADAIAEAAVRLGDADAYARCRPLDAEARRALFDAAWARADFARCARAAGDDPGLRARLAARHACADGLLVYRLPHAARVEAVLWAEPAGAGRRGTVVHRAAATGPGEFTLDLHELPDSGGELNLLLTLADGRSAWDVVRRG
- a CDS encoding phosphotransferase, with product MDTLLPGAPAPATAGLLHAAPWMDEAGRRGPFELYDQAVLGEVRLLLVGAGATRWFVPVLDADPGRPAAGTGAFDRAVVDALRAGLRLPTLRGNAIEFRGAPAAYRGPLPFDPGWCSNALSLIDLGGSAHTHKSYRRIGTGNREAELLRLMADGGRTQRPVGDYTYVDAATGAREPLGVLYRFAEGEGLNVPLRAGIRALWPLLASGAEPGPAVDASQRDLVAPLRETGYFLRDFHRELAERLGPHPEFPAAAVLAETGERLARLTPRLLADTRYPVAVREAAATGLSRELTRTAGLPARPWPAGPCHGDLHLSHVLRAEHAGGGWELCVIDLSTPRADPADPATAQSPWQDLAALTRGLEIFTADEFSDHAAGVLGMGPEDTCRTALLQAAGVRPDTPGWTEERLAVLARLRRAAGLWAARAGNLLADAGPDRDGHPAWRLLRLRRLIHELDYAYAHDRAYHAAINLRHAVEAPGLPAGG
- a CDS encoding ABC-2 family transporter protein — translated: MTAPGPLTTAARYARLTWHLSAVSVHRLTEYRMDFLLGAGGLVLRVVCQVAVVGMVFRQTPRIAGWDYHQVLFLLGFSLLPRGLDRMFTDQLWVMARKLVQNGDFFRYLIRPVHPLFSLLSERFLYPDGFGELCTGAALTWYAADRLELRLSAVQWLLLPLLVLCGTLVLASVKTLFASLAFWTTNSFPALYAANQLGDFSGYPLDLYHPSLRWLLTWLLPYAFTAYVPATYLLFGRTGLLPWLFVVTAGAVTLALVVWHRGVDRYEMTGS
- a CDS encoding ABC-2 family transporter protein, whose product is MNASALRRYTPFAASSLQSLLQYRSTFLINALTAATAVGVQVFLWRAVYGGRPGGLPGGYDLPRLTTYVLLAQVLGLMQASRVDEEVSGEVQRGDIAVSLLRPVSYPLSRFATGLPVSLTNATLVAVPVVALYALLLPLTRPTWGGVLLFAVSAALSLVIGFGVNLLVGLAGFVTTNIWGVRVVKDSVVAFFAGQVVPLALMPGPLAAVARVLPFQGMVDGPLRLLLGRYDGAAGAAGILAVQLGWALALAALAALAWRGAVRRVEVLGG